From Pongo pygmaeus isolate AG05252 chromosome 1, NHGRI_mPonPyg2-v2.0_pri, whole genome shotgun sequence, one genomic window encodes:
- the MAP10 gene encoding microtubule-associated protein 10, with protein MIPSPSIIINNCLNTSLEAKRTIHNKYAYKGAKYIEQQNSQSRHRRGPAGALPQISRDTRQRCLLLRFLVRARGFSFSFAESAAAFPGATAMAASLPERLFSLELLVDWVRLEAQLLPPLAAAVEQEKEEEEKEQGEASSPRGLCPAVAFRLLDFPTLLVYPPDGPGAPAPEPWPGVIRFGRGKSCLFRLQPATLHRRLLRTPLATLILQLPPGRPTPTPQLLGACDISLATAAHRVVGPAASGCSHRHRGRFPLHNRVGERTGDIALAYRLTDLGSRLLGQLERPLTFTPTGGGAEVSPQTQQERQQLQQPASQPSPKEADRPLGELEILEAQKDLKEMVFQSKTECDNVGSVENGKTNSVVTCSSAGNGRNVSSLNEEVTELDTETNIFCPPPLYYTNLTQEKSPPAQAKITIEPQMNVPEELDGASPEKKRVNPPTHRSCLKHPSSATHEHPPVLVNPPHIHNIGAINQTCQTEQNRINTIRQLPLLNALLVELSLLYDQPVTSPAHIHPHLAWLYRTEDKKSPESSAKSTCQSESKKDKRSMGGCEKSVSLQYKKNQIENCKEDKYSEKSSGALHKRVPKRRLLYGLTNTLRLRLKLTNPDMLVVHEKRELYRKTQSQMLGTKFRIPSSKVKLLSSAKQSQKPQLPKDKYLDSDASFTESSDTSRQISGVFDDPSTSKETKLKYATEKKTVDCSKNRINNVSLEEVSPADSIIPERLTPTNILGGNVEMKIQSPCVFQQDAVVDRIIDKEIDIRQVKTTDNDILMADISDKRPGKNSCYENISELKYSDDLSSPCYSEDFCTTEDTSRSLKAHDSSSRTENPKRSQYTSKSSDTRVSKKKNSSDRSSILSPPFSAGSPVHSHRKFPISKTQDKSLEEASSISASDLSSTHWTEEKENQIDQNSMHNSKITKRGQDISVKTRSSWKSLEKSQSPRTSQVSSYLLSNVSELNVLDSSTSDHFEEDDDVGSLNISKQCKDICELVINKLPGYTM; from the exons ATGATCCcttcacccag CATTATCATCAACAATTGTCTTAATACAAGTTTGGAGGCAAAAAGAACGATTCACAACAAGTACGCATACAAAGGGGCCAAATACATTGAGCAGCAAAACTCCCAAAGCAGACACCGCCGGGGACCCGCTGGAGCGCTTCCGCAAATCTCGCGAGATACCAGGCAGCGATGCCTTTTGCTCCGTTTTCTCGTGAGAGCCCGGGGCTTCAGCTTCTCGTTTGCGGAGTCCGCGGCGGCGTTTCCTGGGGCAACAGCAATGGCGGCCTCCCTGCCCGAGCGGCTCTTCTCGCTGGAGCTGCTGGTGGACTGGGTGCGATTAGAAGCCCAGCTGCTGCCTCCCCTCGCTGCCGCAGTGGagcaggagaaggaagaggaggaaaaggagcagGGGGAGGCCTCGTCGCCGCGCGGTCTGTGCCCCGCCGTGGCCTTCCGCCTGCTGGACTTCCCCACGCTGTTGGTTTACCCTCCTGACGGCCCGGGCGCTCCCGCCCCCGAACCGTGGCCCGGTGTCATCCGCTTCGGTCGCGGCAAGTCCTGCCTCTTCCGCCTGCAGCCTGCTACCCTGCACCGCCGGCTCCTGCGGACCCCGCTTGCCACCTTGATTTTGCAGCTGCCCCCTGGGCGCCCGACGCCCACCCCGCAGCTCCTGGGGGCCTGCGACATTTCGCTGGCCACCGCAGCGCACAGGGTCGTGGGGCCGGCCGCCTCCGGATGCTCCCACCGTCACCGGGGACGTTTCCCCCTGCATAATCGAGTGGGTGAGCGGACTGGGGACATTGCACTGGCCTACCGCCTGACTGACCTGGGAAGCCGCCTGCTGGGCCAACTTGAGCGGCCCCTCACCTTCACCCCCACAGGAGGAGGAGCGGAGGTCAGTCCCCAAACCCAGCAGGAAAGACAGCAGCTACAGCAGCCAGCCTCACAGCCAAGCCCAAAAGAGGCTGATAGGCCGCTGGGGGAGTTAGAAATCCTAGAGGCACAGAAGGATTTGAAGGAAATGGTTTTCCAGAGTAAGACCGAATGTGATAATGTGGGTTCTGTGGAGAATGGCAAAACCAATTCTGTTGTTACATGTTCAAGTGCTGGCAATGGGAGAAATGTTAGCTCCCTAAATGAGGAAGTCACAGAATTGGACACGGAGACCAATATATTTTGCCCTCCTCCTTTGTATTACACTAACTTGACCCAAGAAAAATCGCCCCCTGCGCAGGCTAAAATCACCATTGAGCCTCAAATGAATGTACCTGAGGAATTGGATGGTGCTTCTCCTGAAAAAAAGCGTGTAAATCCCCCAACACACAGGAGTTGTCTAAAACATCCAAGTTCTGCAACACATGAGCATCCTCCAGTGCTTGTAAATCCTCCACATATTCACAATATAGGAGCAATTAATCAAACATGTCAAACTGAACAAAATCGAATTAATACAATAAGGCAGTTGCCTTTGTTAAATGCTTTGTTAGTTGAGTTGTCCTTGTTATATGACCAACCTGTGACAAGTCCTGCTCATATACATCCTCACCTAGCCTGGTTATATAGGACTGAGGATAAGAAGTCACCCGAATCTTCTGCCAAATCCACATGCCAGTCTGAATCCAAGAAGGATAAGCGTTCTATGGGGGGATGTGAAAAGTCAGTGAGTCTTCagtataaaaagaaccaaattgaAAACTGTAAGGAAGATAAATATTCTGAAAAGAGCAGTGGTGCCCTCCATAAAAGAGTTCCAAAAAGGAGGCTACTTTATGGCTTAACAAATACACTAAGACTACGTTTAAAGCTGACAAATCCTGATATGTTGGTGGTACATGAAAAAAGAGAACTATATAGAAAAACACAATCACAAATGTTGGGTACAAAATTCAGAATTCCATCATCCAAAGTTAAACTATTAAGCTCTGCAAAACAAAGTCAGAAGCCACAACTGCCTAAAGATAAGTATTTAGATTCAGATGCATCTTTTACTGAAAGTAGTGATACCTCAAGACAAATCAGTGGAGTTTTTGATGATCCCAGCACAAGTAAAGAAACTAAACTGAAATATGCAACTGAAAAAAAGACAGTTGATTGTAGTAAAAATAGAATCAATAATGTTTCGTTGGAAGAAGTGAGTCCTGCAGATTCCATTATTCCAGAAAGGCTTACCCCTACAAATATTCTGggaggaaatgtggaaatgaaaatcCAAAGTCCATGTGTTTTCCAACAGGATGCTGTTGTTGACAGAattatagataaggaaatagaTATTAGACAGGTCAAAACCACAGATAATGACATTCTTATGGCTGATATAAGTGACAAGAGACCAGGTAAAAATAGTTGCTATGAAAACATCTCAGAACTGAAGTATTCAGATGATTTATCTAGCCCTTGCTATTCTGAAGATTTCTGTACCACTGAGGACACCAGCAGAAGTTTAAAAGCTCATGATAGCAGTTCAAGGACAGAAAATCCAAAACGTAGTCAATATACAAGCAAGTCTAGTGACACACGAGtgtccaaaaagaaaaacagtagtgACAGGAGTTCTATCCTTAGCCCACCTTTTTCAGCCGGGTCACCTGTACACTCACACAGAAAATTTCCTATTTCAAAGACTCAGGATAAAAGTTTGGAGGAAGCATCTAGTATCTCTGCTAGTGATTTATCTTCAACACATTggactgaagaaaaagaaaaccagatagATCAAAATAGTATGCACAATTCTAAAATTACAAAGAGAGGTCAAGACATCTCTGTTAAAACAAGAAGTAGTTGGAAATCTTTAGAAAAAAGCCAGTCACCACGAACATCCCAAGTGAGTTCTTACCTGCTTTCAAATGTGTCCGAACTTAATGTCCTGGATAGCAGTACATCAGATCACTTTGAAGAAGACGATGATGTTGGTTCACTAAATATTTCCAAGCAATGCAAAGATATTTGtgaattagtaataaataaaCTTCCAGGATACACAATGTAA